The proteins below are encoded in one region of Strix aluco isolate bStrAlu1 chromosome 8, bStrAlu1.hap1, whole genome shotgun sequence:
- the PTPRC gene encoding receptor-type tyrosine-protein phosphatase C isoform X7: MFLWLKLLAFGVAFLRQDAFVKAGDENLANTSSPSLTSPPHSTSLSPPGTTKAGDENLANTSSPSLTSPPPAHSTSHSLPGTTEGVESAATTPDDYNSTSLHSTISPVSMPANTGISPNHTIATTATTEESCDFSIASIKDENGVAEVTLANLTKNREYVIVETKEIFSVNSSTVKLQRCMRYKVTNCKEYLIIPPVSSEKLFEVKDNTSTSAKLCWKDSVACANVTANVTVNVSCKDLTNFIAFNQPCKELNYLSPNHKYNCTGTLSVFEKEFVSQKFTIETDYGAPEAPENLTVDCDARKITVTWEKPINDSQGPIDGYIVKCNNTNDKDVEMTETDCPDLQPYDRGSVSVTPYTRSKYRKEKILGKTVSHDFTTKSAEPQKVTDVNATLTADNAVRIKCRSQEVYGAKKVFVLTWENDGKNDSKDNNCDFTRENLLYLTNYTFTILVYNGEHRGQPVKKSIRTRYNSKALIIFLAFLIVVTSIALLLVLYKIYDLHKKKLSNSSEGVNLVAVKDDDRQLLNIEPIPSEQLLDTYKRKIADEGRLFLDEFQSIPRVFTKFSIKEAKKSHNQNKNRYIDILPYDHNRVELSEIPGDPGSDYINASYIDGFKEPRKYIAAQGPKDETTDDFWRMIWEQKATIIVMVTRCEEGKRNKCAQYWPSMENGSATYGDIIVKINESKTCPDYVIQKLHITNGRERTAGRDVTHIQFTSWPDHGVPEDPHLLLKLRRRVNALSNFFSGPIVVHCSAGVGRTGTYIGIDAMLEGLDAEGRVDVYGYVVKLRRQRCLMVQVESQYILIHQALVEYNQYGETEVSLSELHSYLNNLKRKDPPSDPSLLEAEFQRLPSYKGWRTQNTGNREENKSKNRNANIIPYDFNRVPIRHEDEYSKEGEHDSDDSSDEDSDSEESSKYINASFITGYWGPKAMIATQGPLQETVSDFWQMVFQRKVKVIVMLTELKEGDQELCAQYWGEGKQMYDSTEVQMTDVNCCPSYTIRAFDVTHLKTKETQKVYQYQYHKWSGLDVPENPKDLVNMILNLKQKFPARPVTEDNRSTRSVPLIVHCRDGSQQTGVFCALMTLLESAEIEEVIDVFQVVKALRRTRLGVVSTFEHYQFLYDTIASTYPAQNGQIKKNSQQEDKVEFCSEVEKTDQETDLITIDLIPTTPEENELSEVCADSKAADSTKGIESSTNGPTTPVLT; encoded by the exons CAGGAGATGAAAATCTGGCAAACACCAGCTCTCCTTCCCTTACATCACCTCCACACTCCACATCACTCTCACCTCCAGGCACCACCAAAG CAGGAGATGAAAATCTGGCAAACACCAGCTCTCCTTCCCTTACGTCACCTCCACCTGCACACTCCACATCACACTCACTTCCAGGCACCACCGAAG gaGTTGAGTCAGCAGCGACTACACCTG atGATTACAATTCAACATCCTTGCACAGCACCATCTCACCAGTCAGCATGCCAGCAAACACTGGGATCAGCCCCAATCACACAATAG CTACCACAGCAACAACTGAAGAGTCTTGTG aCTTCAGCATAGCAAGTATAAAAGATGAGAATGGTGTGGCTGAAGTTACACTGGCAAATCTCACAAAAAACAGAGAATATGTTATTGTGGAGACTAAGGAGATCTTTAGTGTGAACTCCAGTACAGTAAAACTTCAGAGATGCATGAGATACAAAGTTACAAATTGCAAAGAATACCTTATTATTCCACCTG TGAGCAGCGAGAAGCTTTTCGAAGTTAAGGATAATACCAGCACATCTGCAAAGTTATGTTGGAAAGACTCAGTTGCCTGTGCTAATGTGACTGCTAATGTGACTGTTAATGTTAGCTGCAAAG ATTTAACAAACTTTATAGCATTTAATCAACCTTGTAAAGAGCTGAACTATTTATCACCCAACCATAAGTACAACTGCACTGGTACCCTAAGTGTTTTTGAAAAGGAATTTGTCAGCCAAAAGTTCACCATAGAAACAGATTATGGTG cTCCAGAAGCACCAGAAAACCTTACAGTAGATTGTGATGCCAGAAAGATAACAGTTACATGGGAGAAACCTATCAATGATTCACAGGGTCCTATAGATGGCTATATAGTGAAATGCAATAACACAA ACGACAAGGATGTCGAGATGACTGAGACTGATTGCCCTGACTTACAACCTTATGacagaggttctgtatctgtgaCTCCATATACGAGGAGCaaatatagaaaagaaaagattttgggAAAAACTGTATCACATGACTTTACAACAAAATCAGCAG AACCACAGAAAGTGACTGATGTTAATGCAACATTGACAGCTGATAATGCTGTCCGAATTAAGTGCAGAAGTCAAGAAGTGTATGGagcaaaaaaagtatttgtattgACTTgggaaaatgatggaaaaaatgaCTCCAAAGACAATAATTGTGATTTTACAAGAGAAAATCTCTTATACTTGACAAACTATACATTTACG ATCTTAGTGTATAATGGAGAACATAGAGGGCAGCCAGTAAAGAAGAGTATAAGAACCAGAT ATAATTCTAAAGCCCTGATTATATTCTTGGCATTCTTGATTGTTGTGACATCAATTGCTTTACTACTGGTTCTGTACAAGATCTATGATCTTCACAAAAAAAAGCTTAG CAATTCTTCTGAAGGCGTGAACCTTGTTGCAG TTAAAGATGATGACAGGCAACTTCTGAATATAGAGCCAATACCTTCGGAGCAATTGCTGGACACATACAAAAGGAAGATTGCTGATGAAGGAAGACTTTTCTTGGATGAATTTCAG AGTATTCCTAGAGTTTTCACTAAATTTTCAATAAAGGAGGCCAAAAAAAGCCATAATCAGAACAAAAACCGTTACATTGATATCCTTCCAT ATGATCATAACCGCGTTGAGCTCTCGGAGATCCCAGGAGACCCAGGATCAGACTATATCAATGCAAGTTATATTGAT GGCTTCAAAGAACCAAGAAAATACATTGCTGCACAAG GCCCCAAGGATGAAACCACAGATGATTTCTGGAGAATGATCTGGGAACAGAAGGCAACAATTATTGTCATGGTGACTCGCTGTGAGGAAGGAAAGAGG AACAAATGTGCCCAGTACTGGCCCTCAATGGAGAATGGATCTGCAACCTATGGGGACATCATTGTGAAGATCAATGAAAGTAAAACGTGTCCAGACTATGTCATCCAGAAACTACATATCACAAAT ggaagagaaagaacagcTGGAAGAGATGTCACTCATATTCAGTTCACAAGCTGGCCAGACCACGGAGTCCCTGAGGATCCACATCTCCTTCTCAAACTCCGACGCAGAGTTAATGCTCTTAGCAACTTTTTTAGTGGCCCAATAGTGGTTCATTGCAG TGCTGGTGTTGGGCGCACCGGGACGTATATAGGAATTGATGCCATGCTGGAGGGGCTGGATGCAGAAGGCAGAGTGGATGTTTATGGCTATGTCGTGAAGCTGCGTCGGCAGCGGTGCCTCATGGTTCAAGTAGAG TCACAGTACATCCTTATCCATCAAGCGCTAGTGGAATACAATCAGTATGGAGAAACAGAGGTCAGCCTCTCAGAACTGCATTCCTATCTTAacaatctgaaaagaaaagatCCTCCAAGTGATCCTTCTCTGCTGGAGGCAGAGTTTCAG AGATTACCTTCCTATAAGGGGTGGCGGACACAGAACACTGGAAACcgtgaggaaaataaaagcaaaaataggaATGCCAACATAATTCCGT ATGACTTTAACCGCGTGCCAATCAGGCATGAAGACGAATACAGTAAGGAGGGTGAACATGATTCAGATGATTCCTCAGATGAGGACAGCGACTCTGAAGAATCAAGCAAATACATCAATGCTTCTTTCATAACT GGCTACTGGGGTCCGAAAGCCATGATTGCCACACAGGGACCACTGCAGGAAACTGTCTCTGACTTCTGGCAAAtggttttccaaagaaaagtCAAAGTCATTGTTATGCTGACAGAGCTGAAAGAAGGAGATCAG GAACTCTGTGCACAGTActggggagaaggaaaacaaatgtatgATAGCACAGAAGTTCAAATGACAGATGTCAACTGTTGTCCTAGCTATACCATACGTGCATTTGATGTTACACATCTGAAG acgaaagaaacacagaaggtCTATCAGTATCAGTATCACAAGTGGAGTGGCTTGGACGTTccagaaaaccccaaagatttaGTCAACATGATTCTCAACCTTAAACAAAAATTCCCAGCCAGACCAGTCACTGAGGACAACAGGAGTACCCGCAGCGTCCCGCTCATCGTCCACTGTCG TGATGGATCACAGCAGACTGGTGTGTTTTGTGCTTTAATGACGCTCTTGGAAAGTGCAGAAATAGAAGAAGTAATAGATGTTTTCCAAGTAGTAAAAGCTCTTCGTCGTACCAGGCTGGGAGTGGTCTCCACCTTT GAACATTACCAATTTCTGTATGATACCATTGCCAGTACCTACCCTGCACAGAATGGACAAATAAAGAAGAATAGCCAACAGGAAGATAAAGTTGAATTTTGCAGTGAAGTAGAAAAAACAGATCAGGAAACTGATTTGATCACTATTGATCTTATCCCAACAACGCCAGAGGAAAATGAGCTTTCTGAAGTATGTGCTGATTCTAAGGCTGCAGATAGCACTAAGGGAATAGAAAGCTCTACAAATGGCCCCACAACTCCAGTTCTAACTTAA